One Alnus glutinosa chromosome 3, dhAlnGlut1.1, whole genome shotgun sequence genomic region harbors:
- the LOC133864944 gene encoding dof zinc finger protein DOF2.4-like, whose translation MIQELLGGSGLIAGERKISSPSPAPSPSSSSTTTTTSDNQSLRCPRCDSSNTKFCYYNNYNLTQPRHFCKTCRRYWTKGGALRNVPIGGGCRKNKTPTMSASVGKSSSGKMKTISSEIGRSGGFGNTGFDPDLPSSPILWGSPQNSHLLALLRATQNPNPSPNPLTNSVNVKEEGNMVGSHMMSTDPAVATGGLNARGFDPLGQVPSLGLCSSFWRNNQLQAQPQNGFVVAEVQNSGIQELYQRLRSSSTNFYPDHHSPMVLGNMASSSSSSSSILESTSVAGVELGYWNPAFSWSDLPTTNGAYP comes from the coding sequence atgatCCAAGAACTGTTGGGAGGTTCAGGCCTTATAGCGGGAGAGAGGAAAATCTCTTCTCCATCTCCTGCCccatctccttcttcttcctcaacaaCTACGACAACCTCAGACAACCAAAGCTTGAGGTGTCCACGCTGCGATTCTTCCAACACAAAGTTCTGTTACTACAACAACTACAACCTCACTCAGCCTCGCCACTTCTGCAAGACCTGTCGCCGTTATTGGACAAAAGGCGGTGCACTCCGAAATGTTCCGATCGGAGGCGGATGCCGAAAGAACAAAACTCCTACCATGTCAGCATCGGTCGGAAAATCAAGCTCCGGCAAGATGAAGACCATATCATCTGAGATTGGGAGGTCAGGCGGCTTTGGAAATACTGGGTTTGATCCCGACCTTCCATCAAGCCCAATTCTGTGGGGTTCGCCGCAGAATTCTCATCTCTTGGCCTTACTGAGGGCTACTCAAAATCCTAACCCTAGCCCTAATCCGTTGACTAATTCTGTCAATGTGAAGGAGGAGGGAAATATGGTTGGATCACACATGATGTCGACTGACCCAGCGGTTGCAACCGGTGGATTAAATGCACGGGGCTTCGATCCTCTAGGCCAGGTCCCTTCTCTGGGCCTGTGCAGCTCTTtctggagaaataatcagctgCAAGCCCAACCACAAAATGGCTTTGTAGTTGCTGAAGTTCAAAACAGTGGGATTCAAGAACTGTATCAGCGGCTCAGATCATCATCAACTAATTTCTATCCTGATCATCACTCACCAATGGTTCTCGGCAACAtggcttcttcatcttcatcttcctcatcCATTTTGGAGTCTACTTCGGTTGCTGGGGTTGAATTGGGGTACTGGAATCCAGCATTTTCTTGGTCTGATCTTCCAACTACTAATGGTGCATATCCTTGA
- the LOC133862237 gene encoding L-ascorbate oxidase homolog, producing the protein MHAMKSQAIFLYFFLGILACVKAEDAYRYFTWTVTYGTISPLGFPQQGILINGQFPGPTVDCVTNDNIIVDVINKLDEPFLITWNGINMRKSSWQDGVLGTNCPIPPNTNWTYKFQAKDQIGTFTYFPSTQLHKAAGGFGGFNIAQRSVISIPYPQPDGEFTLLVGDWYKANHKALRQKLDSNIPLPLPNALLINGVSNTSVFTGEAGKTYKLRVSNVGIATSINFRIQGHVLKLVEVEGSHCVQDTYESLDVHVGQSVAVLVTLHGSVKDYFIVASSRFTKPILTTTAILRYAGSNTRPSRPLPIGPTYHLHWSMKQARTIRLNLTANAARPNPQGSYHYGTIPVTRTIVLENSQAKIGGKLRYAVNGISYINPDTPLKLADWFNIPGVFGLNTIKDTPTPGPAILATSVIGTTLHDFAEIVFQNNETSVQSWHFDGTIFYIVGYGSGQWTPDMRKRYNLVDAITRHTVQVYPRSWSAILVSLDNKGMWNLRSAIWSRRYLGQELYVRVWNNERSVFTENDIPPNALLCGKATHS; encoded by the exons ATGCATGCCATGAAGTCGCAGGCCATTTTCCtgtattttttccttggaaTCTTAGCTTGCGTGAAGGCAGAAGACGCATATAGATATTTTACATGGACAGTTACATATGGAACAATTTCTCCTCTTGGTTTTCCTCAACAG GGCATTCTTATCAATGGGCAATTTCCTGGCCCTACAGTCGATTGCGTGACTAATGACAACATAATTGTGGATGTTATCAATAAACTGGATGAACCTTTCCTCATTACATG GAATGGAATAAACATGCGAAAATCATCATGGCAAGATGGAGTGCTTGGAACGAATTGCCCGATCCCTCCAAACACAAACTGGACATACAAGTTTCAAGCCAAGGATCAGATTGGAACCTTCACCTACTTCCCTTCAACTCAACTCCATAAAGCCGCCGGGGGTTTTGGGGGTTTCAATATTGCACAAAGGTCCGTCATTTCAATCCCATATCCTCAACCTGATGGAGAATTCACACTGCTTGTTGGCGATTGGTACAAGGCCAACCACAAG GCATTGCGGCAAAAATTGGACTCCAACATTCCTCTTCCTCTACCTAACGCTCTGCTCATAAACGGGGTTTCTAATACTTCTGTCTTCACAGGCGAAGCAG GGAAAACGTACAAGTTGAGGGTGTCAAACGTGGGCATAGCAACTTCGATTAACTTCAGGATTCAGGGCCACGTGCTGAAGCTGGTTGAAGTAGAGGGAAGTCATTGTGTACAGGACACGTACGAGTCGCTTGACGTTCATGTGGGTCAATCGGTGGCAGTTTTGGTTACCTTACATGGGTCAGTCAAGGACTACTTCATTGTTGCTTCTTCCCGTTTCACAAAGCCTATTCTCACTACCACCGCAATTCTTCGCTATGCTGGTTCCAACACCCGACCCTCTAGGCCGCTGCCTATCGGTCCAACTTATCACCTTCACTGGTCTATGAAGCAAGCCAGGACCATCAG GTTGAATTTGACAGCCAATGCTGCGAGGCCAAACCCTCAAGGATCATACCATTATGGTACCATACCGGTGACGAGGACAATTGTTTTAGAAAATTCTCAAGCCAAAATAGGCGGCAAGCTACGGTATGCTGTTAACGGGATCTCCTACATCAATCCAGACACGCCGTTGAAGCTTGCAGACTGGTTTAACATCCCCGGTGTCTTTGGCCTCAACACAATAAAGGACACCCCAACTCCTGGCCCTGCAATCCTTGCCACCTCTGTCATTGGAACTACCCTTCATGACTTCGCTGAAATCGTCTTCCAAAACAATGAAACCTCTGTCCAATCTTGGCACTTTGATGGAACCATTTTCTACATTGTTGG ATATGGTTC tgGTCAGTGGACACCCGACATGAGAAAACGCTACAATTTGGTTGACGCCATTACTAGGCACACTGTTCAG GTATATCCGAGGTCGTGGAGCGCAATATTGGTGTCTTTAGACAACAAGGGAATGTGGAACTTGAGGTCTGCAATTTGGTCGAGGAGATATTTGGGACAGGAATTATATGTGAGAGTTTGGAACAATGAACGCAGCGTCTTCACTGAGAATGATATCCCTCCCAATGCATTGCTTTGTGGCAAGGCCACGcactcataa